In Alkalihalobacillus sp. FSL W8-0930, a single window of DNA contains:
- a CDS encoding ABC transporter ATP-binding protein produces the protein MGDQLARPLVVENVSKSLGGKKIIKNMSFSVEAGKIYGFLGPNGSGKTTTIRMIVSLISMDEGDVKIGGHSIRTEREQALSKIGAIVENPDLYEYMSGRKNLMHFARMSKQKISPERIQEVINMVELDHAIDKKVKTYSLGMKQRLGIALSILHEPSILILDEPTNGLDPKGIRELRSYLKDLARNAGVAILVSSHLLSEIELMCDRAIVIKAGQVINELAVSEQEQGDHQEVAAVFEVTQPKKAEEILAQYGTVRKEEKNLVLEATTIEQVPSIVMALVKNEVGIYHVSYKKSLEDTYHSLTEKEVM, from the coding sequence GCCTTTGGTTGTCGAGAATGTAAGTAAGAGTTTAGGTGGAAAGAAGATTATTAAGAATATGTCTTTCTCTGTGGAAGCTGGGAAAATTTACGGATTTCTTGGCCCAAATGGCTCGGGGAAAACAACAACGATTCGTATGATTGTCAGCTTGATCAGTATGGATGAGGGCGATGTGAAGATTGGCGGCCACAGTATTCGTACGGAACGAGAGCAGGCTCTCTCCAAAATTGGTGCGATTGTTGAGAACCCGGATCTCTATGAATATATGTCTGGTCGCAAAAACCTCATGCATTTCGCACGAATGTCCAAACAGAAGATTTCTCCTGAACGCATTCAAGAAGTGATCAATATGGTTGAGCTTGACCATGCCATTGATAAAAAGGTCAAAACGTACTCGCTTGGGATGAAGCAGCGTCTGGGGATTGCGCTCTCCATTTTACATGAGCCTAGTATTTTAATTTTAGATGAACCGACAAACGGACTTGATCCAAAAGGGATTCGCGAATTGCGCTCGTATCTGAAGGATCTTGCACGCAACGCGGGTGTTGCGATTCTTGTATCCTCTCATCTGTTGTCCGAGATTGAGCTGATGTGTGACCGCGCCATCGTCATCAAGGCTGGCCAGGTAATCAATGAGCTTGCTGTCAGTGAACAGGAGCAAGGGGATCATCAGGAAGTGGCGGCTGTGTTTGAAGTCACTCAACCAAAGAAAGCGGAAGAAATCTTAGCCCAATACGGAACCGTGCGTAAAGAGGAGAAGAACCTAGTGCTCGAGGCAACCACAATTGAGCAGGTTCCTTCTATCGTAATGGCCCTCGTGAAAAATGAGGTTGGCATTTATCATGTGTCCTATAAGAAATCACTCGAAGATACGTATCATTCGTTAACAGAAAAGGAAGTGATGTAG
- a CDS encoding ABC transporter permease — protein sequence MFLSLMQNEWTKAYYRNKFLIFSIVMVALLFVGVAGTLFFQNFDFGDDIPAIQVEPVGFAVGAVDTLFVFVLIFSIVMLISGIATEYKSGTMKQLLIRPISRTQILLSKWVTIYLVTIGIFVGIAILSLLIGYVFFDSNTAFGESVSTLFQLILYRLPMLFFYQVLALLLAILTRSTALALSPILILHFTGSIVMVFLERFEWSKFIIIPNLNLLYYSSNELIQYPGGPYSDGMTLGFSLAVIAVYSIILLVIAHLVFKKKDVLS from the coding sequence ATGTTTCTTTCATTAATGCAGAATGAGTGGACGAAGGCATATTATCGGAATAAGTTTTTGATTTTCTCGATTGTGATGGTTGCATTGCTGTTTGTAGGAGTAGCAGGGACGCTATTCTTCCAGAACTTTGATTTTGGTGATGATATACCCGCTATCCAAGTGGAACCAGTTGGGTTTGCTGTGGGTGCTGTGGATACATTGTTTGTCTTTGTCCTCATTTTCAGCATCGTGATGTTGATATCTGGAATTGCCACGGAGTACAAAAGTGGAACAATGAAGCAACTGTTAATTCGTCCGATCTCTCGGACACAAATTCTTCTTTCTAAATGGGTCACGATCTACCTTGTAACGATTGGAATCTTTGTTGGAATTGCGATTCTCAGCCTTCTTATTGGTTATGTTTTCTTTGACTCTAACACAGCATTTGGTGAATCAGTTTCTACATTATTTCAATTAATCTTGTATCGTTTACCAATGCTATTCTTTTATCAGGTGCTTGCATTACTTTTAGCGATTCTCACTCGGAGCACCGCGCTCGCTCTATCACCAATTTTGATCCTACATTTTACTGGGTCCATTGTTATGGTATTCTTAGAAAGGTTTGAGTGGTCAAAATTTATTATTATTCCAAACTTAAATCTTCTTTATTATAGCTCCAATGAACTCATCCAATATCCGGGTGGACCGTATTCAGATGGCATGACACTTGGTTTTTCTCTAGCAGTCATCGCAGTGTATTCCATCATCCTGCTGGTCATCGCTCATCTTGTCTTTAAAAAGAAAGACGTTTTATCATAA
- a CDS encoding GntR family transcriptional regulator, protein MTIEFDPSKPIYRQIADYYYQKISNGELRPGDKLPSVRETAQSLRVNPNTASRSYLEMDREGVTFTRRGQGTFVTEDEEVVRELRVQLAQSHIQELIDYLHKLGFSDNQIKDQLHSLLEAREDGSDAEN, encoded by the coding sequence GTGACGATTGAGTTTGACCCGTCAAAGCCGATTTATCGGCAAATAGCGGATTACTATTATCAGAAAATCAGTAATGGCGAACTCCGCCCTGGGGATAAACTTCCCTCGGTCAGAGAAACGGCCCAGTCCTTGCGCGTGAATCCAAATACCGCTTCACGGTCCTATCTTGAAATGGATCGTGAGGGGGTTACTTTTACGAGAAGAGGTCAGGGAACTTTTGTAACAGAGGACGAAGAGGTGGTAAGAGAATTGAGAGTACAATTGGCACAGTCTCACATTCAGGAACTAATTGATTATCTGCATAAACTAGGATTTTCCGACAACCAAATTAAAGATCAGCTTCATTCGTTACTTGAGGCACGGGAGGACGGGTCAGATGCAGAAAATTGA